In the genome of Actinomadura graeca, one region contains:
- a CDS encoding alpha/beta fold hydrolase, giving the protein MPYARANGIRLAYRRSGRGEDVLLVMGSGASGHQWDMHQVPALCEAGYRTVTFDNRGVPPSDAPPGRYALADMVADTGGLIEALGLAPCRIVGTSLGAMIAQELAIGAPHLVRAAVLIATRARPDALRRAQQAAALALRREGVRLPPAHRAVDSVLHMLSPRTFNDDRAAASWLEIFELAAAGEPVAAGQDWIDTGADRRAALQGVTAPCRVIAFADDVIAPPHLGAEVADAIPDCDLVEIPDCGHLGYLERPEPVNEAIVEFFGKV; this is encoded by the coding sequence ATGCCGTACGCGCGCGCCAACGGGATCCGGCTCGCCTACCGGCGGTCGGGGCGGGGCGAGGACGTCCTGCTCGTCATGGGGTCGGGGGCGTCCGGCCACCAGTGGGACATGCACCAGGTGCCGGCGCTGTGCGAGGCGGGGTACCGGACGGTCACCTTCGACAACCGCGGCGTCCCGCCGTCGGACGCCCCGCCGGGCAGGTACGCGCTGGCGGACATGGTCGCCGACACCGGCGGGCTGATCGAGGCGCTCGGCCTGGCGCCGTGCCGGATCGTCGGGACGTCCCTCGGGGCGATGATCGCGCAGGAGCTGGCGATCGGCGCGCCGCACCTGGTCCGCGCGGCGGTGCTCATCGCCACCCGGGCCAGGCCGGACGCGCTGCGGCGGGCCCAGCAGGCGGCGGCCCTGGCGCTGCGGCGCGAGGGCGTCCGGCTGCCGCCCGCGCACCGGGCCGTCGACTCCGTCCTGCACATGCTCTCCCCGCGGACGTTCAACGACGACAGGGCCGCGGCGTCCTGGCTGGAGATCTTCGAGCTGGCCGCCGCCGGTGAGCCCGTCGCCGCCGGCCAGGACTGGATCGACACCGGCGCTGACCGCCGCGCCGCGCTCCAGGGGGTCACCGCGCCGTGCCGGGTCATCGCGTTCGCCGACGACGTCATCGCCCCGCCGCACCTCGGCGCGGAGGTGGCCGACGCCATCCCGGACTGCGACCTGGTGGAGATCCCCGACTGCGGTCACCTCGGATACCTGGAGCGCCCGGAGCCGGTGAACGAGGCGATCGTGGAGTTCTTCGGCAAGGTCTGA
- a CDS encoding MBL fold metallo-hydrolase: MPDGQERIFLRSNAIIEPLVDRFYAWMHIVAPAQAALNLANVQVPLLESYLHSPQVHIAASTNPALRGGYFVGVGQDRATEVGDLLDGIKRDRADMLAFAAAVAEADELLRQNATGFDLTPLYPKLPAALNGLVELAYDTGNQASLRLIEPLLYHSPVYDEGRQSVQLSLDDGVERPFILSTPRLPSPDVLDLPIPFRHEGLDELFTARVAGTTAARLREALGLDDAQAAWLDRLFTSEPSLSPDRHVEGGGRIRYFGHACLVLQSPEAAVVVDPFISTDNRHGDRYTLDDLPDHIDLALITHGHQDHIVLETLLQLRARTDAVVVPRASRGNLCDPSIGLYLKAMGFTVIEVDDFDEIALPGGGAVVATPFLGEHSDLDIRAKSTYVVRIAGRSVFIGADSSGIDPALYRYMRSHLGDVDMAFLGMECDGAPLTWLYQGLLTRPVTKKMSDSRKLSGSNAEQAAAIMTELGTDQAYVYAMGEESWQGHVMATTYTPDTYQIKQIEEFLTWCKDHDVAAEHLFNKREWRW, translated from the coding sequence ATGCCCGACGGTCAGGAGCGGATCTTTCTGCGCTCGAATGCGATCATCGAACCGCTGGTCGACAGGTTCTACGCCTGGATGCACATCGTCGCCCCGGCCCAGGCCGCCCTGAACCTGGCGAACGTGCAGGTTCCGCTGCTGGAGTCGTACCTGCACTCGCCGCAGGTGCACATCGCCGCGAGCACCAACCCGGCGCTGCGCGGCGGCTACTTCGTCGGCGTCGGCCAGGACCGCGCCACCGAGGTCGGCGACCTGCTCGACGGCATCAAGCGCGACCGCGCGGACATGCTGGCCTTCGCCGCCGCCGTCGCCGAGGCCGACGAGCTGCTCCGCCAGAACGCGACGGGATTCGACCTCACCCCGCTGTACCCGAAGCTGCCCGCCGCCCTGAACGGCCTGGTGGAGCTGGCCTACGACACCGGCAACCAGGCGTCGCTGCGTCTCATCGAGCCGCTCCTCTACCACAGCCCCGTGTACGACGAGGGCCGCCAGTCCGTCCAGCTGTCCCTGGACGACGGGGTGGAGCGCCCGTTCATCCTCAGCACCCCGCGGCTCCCCTCACCGGACGTCCTGGACCTGCCGATCCCGTTCCGCCACGAGGGCCTCGACGAGCTGTTCACCGCGCGCGTCGCGGGCACGACCGCCGCGCGGCTGCGGGAGGCGCTCGGCCTCGACGACGCGCAGGCGGCGTGGCTGGACCGGCTCTTCACCTCCGAGCCCAGCCTGTCGCCGGACCGGCATGTCGAGGGCGGCGGCCGGATCCGCTACTTCGGGCACGCGTGCCTGGTGCTGCAGAGCCCCGAGGCCGCCGTCGTGGTGGACCCGTTCATCAGCACCGACAACCGCCACGGCGACCGGTACACCCTCGACGACCTGCCCGACCACATCGACCTCGCGCTGATCACCCACGGCCACCAGGACCACATCGTCCTGGAGACGCTGCTGCAACTGCGCGCCCGCACCGACGCGGTGGTCGTGCCCCGCGCGTCCCGCGGCAACCTGTGCGACCCGTCCATCGGCCTCTACCTCAAGGCCATGGGCTTCACGGTGATCGAGGTCGACGACTTCGACGAGATCGCCCTGCCGGGCGGCGGCGCGGTCGTCGCCACGCCGTTCCTCGGCGAGCACTCCGATCTGGACATCCGCGCCAAGTCCACCTACGTGGTGCGGATCGCCGGGCGGTCGGTGTTCATCGGCGCGGACTCCTCCGGCATCGACCCGGCGCTCTACCGGTACATGCGCTCCCACCTCGGCGACGTCGACATGGCCTTCCTCGGGATGGAGTGCGACGGCGCCCCCCTCACGTGGCTCTACCAGGGGCTGCTGACCCGCCCGGTCACCAAGAAGATGAGCGACTCGCGCAAGCTGTCCGGCTCGAACGCCGAGCAGGCCGCGGCCATCATGACCGAGCTCGGCACCGACCAGGCGTACGTGTACGCCATGGGCGAGGAGAGCTGGCAGGGCCACGTCATGGCGACCACGTACACGCCCGACACCTACCAGATCAAGCAGATCGAAGAGTTCCTGACCTGGTGCAAGGACCACGACGTCGCCGCGGAGCACCTGTTCAACAAGCGCGAGTGGCGCTGGTAG
- a CDS encoding MbtH family protein, which translates to MPNPFEDPDASYLVLVNDENQHSLWPVFVDVPDGWNTVFGEASRNECLEYIEKSWTDMRPRSLIEAMEGK; encoded by the coding sequence GTGCCAAACCCGTTCGAGGATCCCGACGCCAGCTACCTGGTCCTGGTCAACGACGAGAATCAGCATTCTCTCTGGCCCGTTTTCGTGGACGTGCCCGACGGTTGGAACACCGTGTTCGGGGAGGCGTCGCGCAATGAGTGCCTGGAGTACATCGAGAAGTCATGGACCGACATGCGGCCCAGGAGCCTGATCGAGGCGATGGAAGGAAAATAG
- a CDS encoding TauD/TfdA family dioxygenase — protein MDTAGSGRGWRPHEIVYEGAGAPDLAARLDALGAEGLAGLLTERKALVFRGFGVTPEGIVPVLDRLVPDRLPYVHGNSPRTRVSENLYTSTEYPQEYTISMHNELSYAHRWPTRLGFYCEKAAESGGATSVLDGGLWLESLDAEIREAFAGGIRYVQNLHDGYGFGKSWQETFETEDRAPVEAFLRDSRAEWEWGPDGLRISQLRPATIRHPVTGAEVWFNQADQWHPAGLGDRTSADLYQILSPEEFPQYVTFADGSPIPDEYVEQIRDRGLECACDVDWRNGDVLLIDNVLVAHGRRPFEGTRRVLVAMSDVGAGESAGADRR, from the coding sequence ATGGACACCGCCGGATCCGGCCGCGGATGGCGGCCGCACGAGATCGTCTACGAGGGCGCCGGCGCGCCGGACCTCGCCGCCCGGCTCGACGCCCTGGGCGCCGAGGGGCTCGCCGGCCTGCTCACCGAGCGCAAGGCGCTGGTGTTCCGGGGCTTCGGCGTCACGCCGGAGGGCATCGTGCCGGTGCTCGACCGGCTGGTGCCGGACCGGCTGCCGTACGTGCACGGCAACTCGCCGCGCACCCGGGTGAGCGAGAACCTCTACACCTCGACCGAGTACCCGCAGGAGTACACCATCTCGATGCACAACGAGCTGAGCTACGCCCACCGGTGGCCGACGCGGCTCGGTTTCTACTGTGAGAAGGCGGCGGAGAGCGGCGGCGCGACATCGGTGCTCGACGGCGGGCTGTGGCTCGAATCACTCGACGCCGAGATACGCGAGGCGTTCGCCGGAGGAATCCGCTACGTGCAGAATCTGCATGACGGGTACGGGTTCGGCAAGAGCTGGCAGGAAACGTTCGAGACCGAGGACCGCGCACCCGTCGAGGCGTTTCTCCGGGATTCCCGGGCGGAATGGGAGTGGGGTCCGGACGGGCTGCGCATCAGCCAGCTCCGTCCCGCCACCATCCGGCATCCGGTGACCGGGGCCGAGGTCTGGTTCAACCAGGCCGATCAATGGCACCCGGCCGGGCTCGGCGACCGGACGTCCGCGGATCTCTACCAGATCCTCTCGCCCGAGGAGTTCCCCCAGTACGTGACATTCGCCGACGGGTCGCCGATCCCCGACGAATATGTCGAGCAGATCCGCGACCGGGGCCTTGAGTGCGCCTGTGACGTCGACTGGAGAAACGGTGACGTCCTGCTCATCGACAATGTGCTCGTCGCCCATGGCCGGCGGCCGTTCGAGGGGACGCGCCGGGTCCTGGTGGCGATGTCCGATGTCGGTGCGGGCGAGTCCGCCGGGGCCGATCGCAGATAA
- a CDS encoding non-ribosomal peptide synthetase, with translation MTVTESMPWDLTSAQQGIWYAQQVAPEGTVLNIAECLEIGDVDVDVFVRALRHVLAGAEVFRLRFRMAGGEPRQFIDENADVPVQYVDVSGEPDPRAAAERWMLADLRRPADPHEGPLFTCAVFPLGGGGLLWYNRAHHLILDGHGAGLLAVRVAEVYSALVTGEDPGGHGLEPFSVLLESERAYRESPDFAEDRAFWLGTLDGLGERPGRGRRGAQAGPKAQVRDSADVGMDGSVRLREAARRMRSAFAVLVIAAAAVHEHRTTGARDIVLGIAVHGRAGWREQRTPGMTANIMPIRVEVTPRTTVEEVVRRTGRAIGAGLRHQRYRYEDIARDLKIVGGAPLCGLIVNVLGFPYPEFGGVEARGRNLALPPAEDRRITVHDRSPGSPVLLDVDVDRARHEASAAAGLSRRFRRVLDWMADAAPGDLVGGARILGDDEWHRVVHGWNGTGPGGAGNGAVDRVPPAGVPELFAARAAEAPGRVALVADGATVSYAELDARAGRIARRLGGAGIGPESVVALCLPRGAEMVAAILGVWRAGAAYLPVDARQPAERTAFMLADARAALLVAPDGTVDGTAAGRVPVLSPDDLLSPDDPADSGALPAAARPGGLAYVIYTSGSSGAPKGVAVTHGALAAYVASVPERLGFGGPGARYALLQPQVTDLGNTTLFCSLATGGELHIPDPGSVLDPDAVAGYLARHRIDHVKAVPSHLAALSARAGAGGVLPARSLVLGGEAAPPGWVRGLLEAAGDRGVFNHYGPTETTIGVTTTRLTLRDVEDGRVPIGAPIGGARVYVLDGALAPMPAGVTGELYVAGAGLARGYAHRPGLTGERFVACPFGSGERMYRTGDLARWGDDGRLVFAGRADDQVKIRGFRVEPAEVGAALTAHPEVERAAVVVRDDVSPEPCLVAYVVPAGRGGDDRDGDGHDRDGDGDALPERVRAHLARLLPAHMLPSAVVVLPDLPLTGNGKLDRAALPVPDRVTGAGSGRAPGSVQEEILCEEFAEVLGLDAVGVDDDFFALGGNSLLAVPLGERLRVRGVSISVRALFTNPTPAGLAAVAGPEPVRVPENRIPEDATEITPAMLPLADLDEAEIARVVASVDGGAANVADVYPLAPLQEGILFHHLARTGGDADVYLKSAVLEFDSRERRDAFLDALRQVVRRHDIYRTAIVSDGLREPVQVVSRRVGLPVEDVAFDPARDPMEQLLDAGGARMALDRAPLLRVHVLTEPAGGRWLALLLVHHIVQDHLGMQVLTEEVREILAGRGERLPAALPFRDFVTQARLGTPREEHERYFAGLLGDVTEPTAPFGVLDVHGAGAAVVHAGGPFGDRLTGRVRALATTLGVSPATLFHLAWARVLAAVSGRDDVVFGTVLAGRMNAGAGGDRVLGLFLNTLPMRVRVDGSGVGRALSDLRRRLGELMEHEHAPLSVAQRASGVPAGVPLFTSIVNCRSDRAIEEVDGGGIPGIRLLLALERNNYPVTLITRETASGFDVTVDALPPADPGRIHAMLLTCLDNLVTALGDAPGTPFAAVDVLDPAERRRIAEAGKGTAAPVPDRTVPELFSEQAARTPGAVALVGGDDEIGYGELEARANRLAHYLRGVGAGPECVVGLCLPRGTEMITAILGVWKAGATYLPLDPAYPAARTAYMLADSRAMVVVGTAEALEEMPATGRIRMVTVDDPIIAATLGTQPATAPRVAADPGRLAYVIYTSGSTGRPKGVGVTHGNLANYVVHVPPRVGLGAPGGRYALLQPAVTDLGNTLVFAGLTTGGTLHVLDGREVADPAAVADHVARHRIDYMKVVPSHLEALGASGDLGPLLPGRALVLGGEAADAGWVRRLLDAAGDLPVFNHYGPTEATIGVVTGRLDAGVVHGGTVPIGTPAANTAAHVLDDALRPVPDGVAGELYVAGAQVARGYVRRPGLTAERFVACPFAPGERMYRTGDRARRRPGGDLEYLGRADEQVKIRGFRVEPGEVRAALAAHPGVARAAAVVREDAPGGRRLVGYVVPAGQDAADGGTAGPAELAELVVSVRRHAEETLPPHLVPAAIVPLASLPLTGNGKLDRAALPAPERAAAGAGPEPSSEREKALCGAFAEILGLPAVGVEDDFFVLGGHSLLATRLVSRVRVVMGEEVPIHELFDKPTPAALAAWLAGRAGNGQETRPLLRPMR, from the coding sequence ATGACCGTCACCGAATCCATGCCGTGGGACTTGACATCCGCGCAGCAGGGCATCTGGTACGCCCAGCAGGTCGCGCCGGAGGGCACGGTTCTCAACATCGCCGAATGCCTGGAGATCGGCGATGTGGACGTGGACGTCTTCGTGCGCGCGCTGCGGCACGTGCTGGCCGGAGCCGAGGTCTTCCGATTACGCTTCCGCATGGCCGGCGGGGAGCCCCGGCAGTTCATCGACGAGAACGCCGACGTCCCCGTGCAGTACGTCGACGTCAGCGGCGAACCCGACCCGCGGGCGGCGGCGGAGCGGTGGATGCTCGCGGACCTGCGCCGCCCGGCCGACCCCCACGAGGGGCCGCTGTTCACCTGCGCGGTGTTCCCGCTGGGCGGAGGCGGGCTGCTCTGGTACAACCGCGCGCACCATCTGATCCTGGACGGGCACGGCGCGGGCCTCCTCGCCGTCCGCGTCGCCGAGGTGTACTCCGCGCTGGTGACGGGCGAGGACCCCGGCGGGCACGGCCTCGAACCGTTCTCGGTGCTGCTGGAGTCCGAGCGCGCCTACCGGGAATCGCCGGACTTCGCCGAGGACCGGGCGTTCTGGCTCGGCACCCTGGACGGGCTGGGGGAGCGGCCAGGGCGTGGCCGCCGCGGCGCCCAGGCGGGGCCGAAAGCACAGGTCCGGGACTCCGCCGACGTCGGCATGGACGGTTCCGTCCGGCTCCGCGAGGCCGCCCGCCGGATGAGGTCGGCCTTCGCCGTGCTGGTCATCGCCGCCGCCGCCGTGCACGAGCACCGGACGACGGGCGCGCGCGACATCGTCCTCGGGATCGCGGTCCACGGCCGGGCGGGATGGCGGGAGCAGCGGACCCCGGGCATGACCGCGAACATCATGCCGATCCGGGTGGAGGTCACCCCGCGGACGACCGTGGAGGAGGTCGTCCGGCGCACCGGCCGGGCGATCGGCGCGGGCCTGCGGCACCAGCGGTACCGCTACGAGGACATCGCCCGCGACCTCAAGATCGTCGGTGGTGCCCCGCTGTGCGGCCTGATCGTCAACGTGCTGGGCTTCCCGTACCCGGAGTTCGGCGGCGTCGAGGCGCGGGGCCGCAACCTCGCCCTGCCCCCGGCCGAGGACCGGCGGATCACCGTCCACGACCGGTCGCCCGGGTCGCCGGTCCTCCTCGACGTCGACGTCGACCGGGCCCGGCACGAGGCGTCCGCGGCGGCCGGGCTGTCGCGGCGCTTCCGCCGCGTCCTGGACTGGATGGCGGACGCCGCGCCCGGCGATCTCGTCGGCGGGGCCCGGATCCTCGGCGACGACGAATGGCACCGGGTGGTGCACGGCTGGAACGGCACCGGGCCGGGCGGCGCGGGGAACGGCGCCGTGGACCGCGTCCCGCCCGCGGGCGTGCCCGAGCTGTTCGCCGCGCGGGCGGCGGAGGCCCCCGGCCGGGTCGCGCTCGTCGCGGACGGCGCCACGGTGTCCTACGCGGAGCTCGACGCGCGCGCCGGCCGGATCGCGCGGCGCCTCGGCGGAGCGGGGATCGGGCCCGAGTCGGTCGTCGCGCTCTGCCTGCCGCGCGGCGCGGAGATGGTCGCGGCGATCCTCGGCGTCTGGCGCGCCGGCGCCGCCTACCTCCCGGTCGACGCCCGCCAGCCCGCCGAGCGGACCGCGTTCATGCTCGCCGACGCCCGCGCCGCGCTGCTCGTCGCGCCGGACGGGACGGTGGACGGCACCGCCGCCGGGCGCGTGCCCGTCCTCTCCCCGGACGACCTCCTCTCCCCGGACGACCCCGCCGACTCCGGTGCCCTCCCCGCGGCGGCCCGGCCCGGCGGGCTGGCGTACGTCATCTACACCTCCGGGTCGTCCGGCGCGCCCAAGGGGGTCGCCGTGACGCACGGCGCGCTGGCCGCCTACGTGGCGTCGGTGCCCGAACGGCTCGGCTTCGGCGGGCCCGGCGCCCGGTACGCGCTGCTCCAGCCGCAGGTGACCGACCTCGGCAACACGACGCTGTTCTGCTCGCTGGCCACCGGCGGCGAGCTGCACATCCCGGACCCCGGCAGCGTCCTCGACCCGGACGCGGTCGCCGGGTACCTCGCCCGCCACCGGATCGACCACGTCAAGGCCGTCCCCTCGCATCTGGCGGCGCTGTCCGCGCGCGCCGGGGCCGGGGGCGTGCTCCCGGCGCGGTCGCTGGTGCTCGGCGGGGAGGCCGCCCCGCCCGGCTGGGTCCGCGGGCTGCTGGAGGCGGCCGGGGACCGGGGGGTCTTCAACCACTACGGCCCCACCGAGACCACCATCGGCGTCACGACCACCCGGCTGACCCTCCGCGACGTCGAGGACGGCCGGGTCCCCATCGGCGCGCCCATCGGCGGCGCCCGCGTCTACGTCCTCGACGGCGCGCTGGCGCCGATGCCCGCCGGGGTCACCGGCGAGCTGTACGTCGCGGGAGCGGGCCTCGCGCGCGGCTACGCGCACCGGCCCGGCCTCACCGGCGAGCGGTTCGTGGCGTGCCCGTTCGGGTCGGGCGAGCGGATGTACCGGACCGGGGACCTGGCCCGCTGGGGCGACGACGGGCGGCTGGTGTTCGCGGGCCGGGCCGACGACCAGGTCAAGATCCGCGGCTTCCGGGTCGAGCCCGCCGAGGTCGGCGCGGCGCTCACCGCGCACCCGGAGGTGGAGCGCGCCGCCGTGGTCGTCCGGGACGACGTGTCCCCGGAGCCGTGCCTGGTCGCCTACGTCGTCCCCGCCGGCCGGGGCGGCGACGACCGGGACGGCGACGGCCACGACCGGGACGGCGACGGCGACGCTCTCCCCGAGCGGGTCCGCGCGCATCTGGCGCGCCTGCTGCCCGCCCACATGCTTCCGTCCGCGGTCGTCGTCCTGCCGGACCTGCCGCTGACCGGGAACGGCAAGCTCGACCGCGCGGCCCTTCCCGTCCCGGACCGCGTCACCGGCGCGGGCTCCGGCCGGGCGCCGGGGAGCGTGCAGGAGGAGATCCTCTGCGAGGAGTTCGCGGAGGTGCTCGGGCTGGACGCCGTCGGCGTGGACGACGACTTCTTCGCGCTCGGCGGGAACTCCCTGCTGGCGGTGCCCCTCGGGGAACGCCTCCGGGTGCGCGGCGTGTCCATCTCGGTGCGGGCGCTGTTCACGAACCCGACCCCGGCGGGCCTCGCCGCCGTCGCCGGCCCGGAGCCGGTGCGGGTGCCGGAGAACCGGATCCCCGAGGACGCGACCGAGATCACCCCCGCCATGCTGCCGCTCGCCGACCTGGACGAGGCCGAGATCGCGCGGGTCGTCGCGAGCGTCGACGGCGGCGCCGCGAACGTCGCGGACGTGTACCCCCTGGCGCCGCTCCAGGAGGGCATCCTCTTCCACCACCTGGCGCGCACCGGAGGCGACGCCGACGTCTACCTGAAGTCGGCGGTGCTGGAGTTCGACTCGCGGGAGCGGCGGGACGCCTTCCTGGACGCGCTGCGCCAGGTGGTGCGGCGGCACGACATCTACCGCACCGCGATCGTCTCCGACGGGCTCCGCGAGCCCGTGCAGGTGGTGTCCCGGCGGGTCGGGCTGCCCGTCGAGGACGTCGCGTTCGACCCCGCCCGGGACCCGATGGAGCAGCTGCTGGACGCGGGCGGGGCCCGGATGGCGCTGGACCGGGCCCCGCTGCTGCGGGTGCACGTCCTCACCGAGCCCGCCGGCGGGCGGTGGCTGGCGCTGCTGCTCGTCCACCACATCGTGCAGGACCACCTGGGAATGCAGGTGCTGACCGAGGAGGTCCGCGAGATCCTCGCGGGCCGCGGCGAGCGGCTCCCGGCCGCGCTGCCGTTCCGGGACTTCGTGACGCAGGCCCGCCTCGGCACGCCGCGCGAGGAGCACGAGCGGTACTTCGCCGGGCTGCTGGGCGACGTCACCGAGCCCACCGCCCCGTTCGGGGTGCTGGACGTGCACGGCGCGGGCGCCGCGGTCGTCCACGCGGGCGGGCCGTTCGGCGACCGGCTGACCGGGCGGGTCCGCGCCCTCGCCACGACGCTCGGGGTGAGCCCGGCGACGCTGTTCCACCTGGCCTGGGCGCGGGTCCTCGCCGCGGTGTCGGGACGCGACGACGTCGTGTTCGGCACCGTCCTGGCCGGCCGGATGAACGCCGGCGCGGGCGGCGACCGGGTGCTCGGCCTGTTCCTCAACACCCTGCCGATGCGGGTGCGCGTCGACGGGAGCGGCGTCGGCAGGGCGCTGTCCGACCTGCGCCGCCGCCTCGGCGAGCTGATGGAGCACGAGCACGCCCCGCTGTCGGTGGCCCAGCGGGCGAGCGGCGTGCCCGCCGGCGTCCCGCTGTTCACCTCGATCGTCAACTGCCGCAGTGACCGCGCCATCGAGGAGGTGGACGGCGGGGGGATCCCGGGGATCCGGCTGCTGCTGGCCCTCGAACGCAACAACTACCCGGTGACCCTGATCACCCGCGAGACCGCGTCGGGATTCGACGTGACGGTCGACGCGCTGCCGCCCGCCGACCCCGGGCGGATCCACGCGATGCTGCTCACCTGCCTGGACAACCTCGTCACCGCCCTCGGCGACGCCCCGGGCACCCCGTTCGCCGCCGTGGACGTCCTCGACCCGGCCGAGCGCCGCCGCATCGCCGAGGCCGGGAAGGGGACCGCGGCGCCGGTGCCGGACCGGACGGTCCCCGAGCTGTTCTCCGAGCAGGCCGCCCGCACCCCCGGCGCCGTCGCCCTCGTCGGCGGGGACGACGAGATCGGCTACGGGGAGCTGGAGGCGCGCGCCAACCGCCTGGCGCACTACCTGCGCGGCGTCGGCGCGGGACCGGAATGCGTGGTGGGGCTCTGCCTGCCGCGCGGCACCGAGATGATCACCGCGATCCTCGGCGTCTGGAAGGCGGGCGCGACCTACCTGCCGCTGGACCCCGCCTACCCCGCCGCGCGGACCGCGTACATGCTCGCCGACAGCCGCGCCATGGTGGTCGTCGGGACCGCCGAGGCGCTGGAGGAGATGCCCGCGACCGGGCGGATCCGCATGGTCACGGTCGATGACCCGATCATCGCGGCGACGCTCGGGACGCAGCCCGCGACGGCGCCGCGGGTCGCGGCGGACCCCGGCCGGCTCGCCTACGTCATCTACACCTCCGGGTCCACCGGCCGTCCGAAGGGCGTCGGGGTCACCCACGGGAACCTGGCGAACTACGTGGTCCACGTCCCGCCCCGGGTGGGGCTCGGGGCGCCCGGCGGGCGGTACGCGCTGCTCCAGCCGGCGGTGACCGACCTCGGCAACACCTTGGTGTTCGCCGGCCTGACCACCGGCGGGACCCTGCACGTCCTGGACGGCCGGGAGGTGGCCGATCCGGCCGCCGTCGCCGATCACGTCGCCCGGCACCGGATCGACTACATGAAGGTCGTGCCCTCGCACCTGGAGGCGCTCGGCGCCTCGGGCGACCTCGGCCCGCTGCTGCCGGGGCGGGCGCTGGTGCTGGGCGGCGAGGCCGCCGACGCCGGCTGGGTCCGGCGGCTGCTCGACGCGGCCGGTGACCTGCCCGTGTTCAACCACTACGGCCCGACCGAGGCCACGATCGGCGTCGTGACGGGACGCCTGGACGCGGGCGTCGTCCACGGCGGGACGGTGCCGATCGGGACGCCCGCCGCGAACACGGCCGCCCACGTGCTCGACGACGCCCTGCGGCCGGTGCCCGACGGCGTCGCCGGTGAGCTGTACGTGGCGGGGGCCCAGGTCGCGCGCGGCTACGTGCGCCGCCCCGGCCTGACGGCGGAGCGGTTCGTCGCCTGCCCGTTCGCGCCCGGGGAGCGGATGTACCGGACGGGCGACCGGGCGCGCCGTCGTCCCGGCGGCGACCTGGAGTACCTCGGCCGCGCCGACGAGCAGGTGAAGATCCGCGGGTTCCGGGTGGAGCCCGGAGAGGTCCGGGCGGCGCTCGCGGCGCATCCCGGCGTGGCGCGGGCCGCCGCCGTCGTCCGCGAGGACGCGCCGGGCGGCAGGCGCCTGGTCGGCTACGTCGTCCCGGCCGGGCAGGACGCCGCCGACGGCGGGACGGCCGGGCCGGCGGAGCTGGCCGAGCTGGTGGTCTCGGTGCGCCGGCACGCCGAGGAGACCCTGCCGCCGCATCTGGTGCCCGCCGCGATCGTGCCGCTCGCCTCGCTGCCGCTGACCGGCAACGGGAAGCTCGACCGTGCCGCGCTGCCGGCGCCGGAGCGCGCGGCGGCGGGCGCGGGCCCGGAGCCGTCCAGCGAGCGCGAGAAGGCCCTGTGCGGGGCGTTCGCGGAGATCCTCGGGCTGCCCGCGGTCGGCGTCGAGGACGACTTCTTCGTGCTCGGCGGGCACTCGCTGCTCGCGACGCGGCTGGTCAGCCGCGTGCGGGTGGTCATGGGCGAGGAAGTGCCGATCCACGAGCTGTTCGACAAGCCCACGCCCGCCGCCCTGGCGGCCTGGCTCGCGGGCCGCGCCGGAAACGGGCAGGAGACGAGACCGTTGCTGCGGCCGATGCGGTAG
- a CDS encoding acyl carrier protein, whose protein sequence is MHVSGSSDLRAELQEWICGYLAEELRIPAGSIDPAQPMAAYGLDSVRAIMLLADAEERVGFEIDPDALWDFPTVAAFTDLLIGRLTGTGPLTGTGPLTGTGPLTGTARAAG, encoded by the coding sequence ATGCACGTTTCGGGGAGCAGCGACCTCCGCGCCGAACTCCAAGAATGGATCTGCGGCTACCTGGCCGAGGAACTGAGGATCCCGGCCGGGTCGATCGACCCGGCGCAGCCCATGGCCGCCTACGGGCTGGACTCGGTCAGGGCGATCATGCTCCTCGCCGACGCCGAGGAGCGCGTGGGCTTCGAGATCGACCCCGACGCCCTGTGGGACTTCCCCACCGTGGCCGCCTTCACCGACCTGCTGATCGGGCGGCTCACCGGGACGGGCCCGCTCACCGGGACGGGTCCGCTCACCGGGACGGGTCCGCTCACCGGGACGGCGCGGGCCGCCGGATAG